TGAAAGACAAGTACTCTGCGCCCCTACCTTGAAGACTGTAAACACGGACAGCGGGATAGAGCTCTCCCGCCGTCGACGAGAGCCCTGCCCCCGCCAACATCAGCACACACTGTTGCCCGGGCGCTGGCATGCATGCGTGCTCATGGCGTGCCTGTGCCATGAAGTGGAAGCACGACATACCAGGAGGGCGCGGCTACCGCAGGTCGACTTTTTGGGCTTGAGCCTTGGCCACTGACTCCCACTCACACCTgctagctcttttttttcctccccaccaccaccaccacctcctcctccgcatTCTTCCGCCTTGTTAAGCCACGGCTTCTCAAATGGAGATGGAGGGACACTGTGCTGAGGACTTTGTGGGAGGGTGGGCGAAAGCGGTAATTTGGTTGTGAGTAATGCTAGGCTTAATCAACAGCTCAAAGTCATGGCCCCGGAGGCCGGGGAAGGGTGAGATATTACCATTAACCTCTGACCTTTGGCACAGTGGTATATGTGCCTGTGGGTCCCAGCATGAAATGCATGTGACCTCcaactctctctgtgtctctgcatgcaAAGCCTACCGACTGCACACAGCGTTCACAGAGGGTTTATCAGGTGTTTTTGCTTATCTCAGGCCATTCCGGAGGGTTGTTTTGAAAGTCAGCCCTGAAGGCATACTGTAAAGGTGACGGCACAAGTATGAAATCAATACTGGAACACTGAAGTGAGTGCATCCAAAGAAACTTTCATTGTGGATTTCAGCCATTCATCGagcaaaaaagccaaaaatctGCATGTTCAAGCTCTAATGAGCTGGGATTTGCctctaaatataatattttgtgCACACAGGCGTTAaaatagacaaactaaataatgtattttaattgaGAAAACAATTGACAGACTCGTTGACAGTGAAACTCATCATCAGCTGCAGCCTCTAGTCgcgaaaaacaacatttcaacatttcgGTATTTCTTCCTTTTCCCAAAGGCGTCATTTCTTTTGTGGCATTCTCCAGTTCACGTGTTGCTCATATCTAACATCTGAATAATTTATTAGAACTAATTACAGAATATGAATCAACACCAGCGCCTTAACAAGACATAGAGTCTCGGTAAAGAACACAAAGGTACCTTCAAGATGACTTTGCGACTGTAGAGGTGACTTCTCGCCGGTCCCAGACTGAAAAGGCTGCTTCACGCTGTGGAAGGAGGTTaactctttgtctgtctctctctctctcaggggcAGCTGCGGAGAACATGCTCGGCAGCCTGCTGTGTCTTCCTGGCTCGGGTTCAGTACTGCTGGACCCCTATGGCTCCACCATCTCGGAGACCACGAGCGAGGCCTGGAGCGTGGAGGTCCTTCCCAGTGACTCAGGTATGGAGCCAggtttaattcacacacaccttctgaCTGATCTTCTGCTTTGATTATCAGTTAATTGTGACATAATTAACAGGTATAATCAtagttaaatgtattttcatgcGCTCCTACACTTTGTTTGAGTAAAATAAGACGATGAAGCGTCTTATTTTTGTCTTCATCTCCTTGACAGTCGGacatacatatttatgtttgttggATACAGTGGGGGTAGGGACCACCAGGTGTGGGCGCTCGGCATtccacaccaaaaaaacaaaacaaacgtgcGTGCATCTGtcactgtatttgtgtgcaCTCGCCTGTCTTTCAGGGCAGATCTGAGCGTGCCAGTAAAAGGCAGCTCAGGGTTTCCTTAGAGGCGACCACCAGGTGTGTTTGCACCTGTGGTGGAGCGGCGGGGAGGGAAGCACGAGGACAGCAGCTGTCCTCCACTCAGTTTTTCTTTACCTGGGCTAGACTTTACGTCGCATCCCTTTCCGAGACTGGTGTTTACATCTCGGGCGTAAACGGGCGTCCGTTTTATGTCTCATAAATGATCagttctttgtctgttttttgcaAATTGAACCCACAatccaaacctttttttattaatgagaGATTATGTGCTTAACTCCCCCTATGAAAAGCGGTGTTTTGTGAAAATCAGCAGAGTGTTTTATTAACAGCGTTAAGTGTTTCTTTGAAAAGCCTGGGCCTTATGTTAATTGAAGTAGTACAGCACTTCAATATGTGCCGCGCAGAAATGACATGCATGAGTGTCCTGATTGCTTTTTGTTCCGTTTGCTGCCCCTGTTCTGCTCGGTAATAGCGCGATCGGAGGGGCCCGCTTTGAGTACAGCGCTTGTTTCATGGCTAAGGCAGCAGAAAACTACACTCTGAAGAGCACTTCAGCAACACATTATTACTAACGAGCATGCAAATGAGTACTGCTGTTAGTATGGAGCCTCTGGGTTCGACCCAACAGCTCCATTGGGTAGCCAAAGAATTGGCCGTACTAGCTTTATGGTTTGGGTTGGCAGTTATAAGACATGATAATGTATGCTTTGTTTGATTTCGTGCATATGTGCACACTTGGTTTCCCAATAATCATAACGGGATGGGGGGCGGGGTGGAGAGAGAGTGCCCATCGTCTGTAGCCAAACTGAGTGCAGTAGATTGTGAGTTCTCGTCTCAAATGGCTTAAAGAGAGACGTCTTTTCCTTTTGGGTCTTTTTCGCAGAAGCCCAGGACCTGAAACAGGAGGAGCGTCTGCAGGAGCTGGAGAGCTGCTCAGGAGTCGGCAGCACCTCGGACGATACGGAGGTCAGAGAGGTCAGCTCGAGACCCAGCACACCAGGCCTCAGTGTCGTCTCAGGTATAAACCCGTATAACGTATTCTGTCCCCCCACATCGTCCTCTCTCTGAAACAATCAGCTCTATTTCTGTTCCCCCCTTTTGTCTCCTAGTTGAAAAAGTCCTTAATTGACCTGCATTGTTAAATTCCGGTTTAATAAACGGACAAAGCTGCCTGTTTCTCACCCTCCTTGATTCTGTGTTAGAGCGGTCATGTTGCTGCGAGGGTTGTTAACCAGTTTAATGGGGTCAGTGTGACTTTTTGTGCATGACACAGGCTATcgctgcctgttttttttttgtttccgtGGGCTCAGGTGGACATGCTACGTTGACATGCATGAAGTAGTATCCTAGATTAAGAAGCCAGCGGTGATGCTCCTGGCTCGGCTCACAGGAAAACGTCCCACGGGATCGGGCCGATGGATAGTCTGCATCTGATGATCACTCTTATCCGTGTCTTTGCCCTAACCCATGGGAGCTTACGCTACCAATTTAGAGTTCCCAGTGGGTTCCCATCTCAGGGAAACTATGCAGTGtagtaaagagaaaaatatcCTCTTTTGTTTGAGAGACATTGAGCatgcaggttttgttttttgacttctGCCAAGCCCAAAGTATTTTACTGTGTCGAGTCCTGAATGTCAACacggatgtttgtttttgtttttttcacgcAGGCATCAGTGCAACCTCAGAAGACATCCCCAACAAGATCGAGGACCTGCGGTCAGAGTGCAGCTCAGACTTTGGAGGGAAGGACTCTGTGACCAGTCCAGATGGGGAGGAGTCAGGCCACGGTAGGAGAGTGTCACATCCCCGCTAGGCTAGCTAAGCCATCAGTCCAGTGTCTATCTGGTCTGAACGGCACCGGCCAGAACTATCAATCCCCGTCACCTTCAGAGCTGTCACCGAGCTGAATTACTGTTTCAGCTCTCAACGATTGTCACTGCCAACGTAAAGTTAGagttaaatgttatttgttgGCCTAAACCACCTTTGGAGGCCCGGCTTTTATCTTTCCTAACTTCTAACAGCAATGTGCATTTGTGAATCAGTTGTTAATGTAGTAATGGAGCTCTTAATTGTCTGCTATCCTCTTGTGTTTTCACAGGAGCACACCATCTGACATCTCCACCTTCACAGAGCGATTCCTTACTGGCCATGTTCGATCCCCTCTCCTCCGGTGAAGGTAATTTGCACTTCCAGGCTGCTctacagccaatcagagccagAAATGAGTATCATTAAATCCCTACCCTAATGTCGTGGGCTTCACAGAACAGCTTGAGCTCTGTGATATTAACCAAAAAGAGCGCCCCGCGCCCCCTTTCACACAAAGCCGTACCCCAATTACTGAACTTATTATAAGTGCAAGtgaaatgtcatttcatttggCCCAATTTTAATATCCCAAATTTATTCTTAGCGGTCTTTGTCCCCGTGCGTTTTGTTTGTAGCGCAGGTGGAAAAGAGAGGAATGGTcgtggctgtgtgtctgtggcaaGGTGAAGGGATGACAGGTTGAGAGACCTCACCCCGGGCTCTTTGGCACTGTCCCCTCGTCCCACTGTGCTCATGGCACGAGGCTGCCATTGGAAGCTTTTCAGGAGAGAGAGTGTACCCTTGGAACAGGTGGCCTACCTATACCTAGGGCTCATCTCCCACCAACATCTCTCTTTAGCACTCTCCCccacttttctgctgtttttttttttaataatgttgaaCAACTACTCTTTAGAGACGTGTGATTTAGTGGTACAGAACAAATTTCAGTATTTCATTGGAATAAGGTTTAAACACAAATATCTTCTTGGGGGAAAAAGGTCTTTGTGAAGTTGGTGAGTAAGAATCTAATGAAACTGCTCGTACCCGGTGTACAGGGATGTTTGAATTTTATCTGTTTCCATTTGGAAAAACTCAACAATCTTTCATTCTCTGTCTTTTATCACCTCAGGCTCCTCCACCGGCACAATAGTGAGGCCTAAAGTGCACTACGCCAGACCCCCTCACCCTCCCCCCGATCCTCCCATCCCCGAAGCCAGCGCCCTGGGCCCGGAGACGCGCCACTCTCTCTTCACGCCCCACTGCCTGGCCCAGGCCGAGCTGGAGCACACCAAGCAGCGCCACTCCTTCCCCGACAGGCTGGTCCGCAGCCGCAGCTCCGACATCGTGTGCCCGGGCCGCCGGCCCACAAGCGACCCTGGCCTTAACCGGCGGGTGGCGGTTGAAGAGCGCGACCCCGCCGGGGCCTTCGCCTTAGGCCCGTCCTCGTCCCCCAGCAAGGACTCCCTGAAAGGAGAGGTAACCAGCtacagaaacataaacaaacagcttcTTCTGTGGCGAGTTGTGTGTAATAATCTTTAATCCGCAGGTCGAGGACAGGAAAGACAGCGACGACGAGAAGTCTGATCGCAACAGACCCTGGTGGAAGAAACGTTTCGTGTCAGCCATTCCCAAAGGTAAGGAAGCCGAACACTCGGCTCATTCGAAGCATGTTCTCTTCCCTAAAGTGAAAAACGacgttttgtacattttaaaagtgaTCCGTTTTGTTTCCTgcgctctgtttttgtttttgttttgttttttgtttgcagcgggagaaagaaaaaagttctCTTAATCGCAACTGACAGGAAATATCACACTTTAAAGAGCCGAGCGAAAACCAATTTATAACGCGAAAAAGAGAATGATGATCCATGTTGTCCACTCCATCGCTGATGCTCCAGTTGGAAAATTACGTTTCTTGTTGTTTGAAGTTACTCCAGAGACGTGTTCGGtccttttctttccccccctctctcacgTCTCACTGGCTGCAGATTCATATAGACTTTTCAAAGCTAATCAGTCATCAGAGGAGCTTTAGCTGTGTAGATTGTATGGCTGTAGCCCTCCCAGCAGTGCTGTCAGCCAGCGGCTAATGGTCATTAGATAGACCTTTCTGTCATCAGCACTGATAGATGACACATCTCTTGTTGCAGTTCTACTCTACAACCATCTCTCATACATCTGTCTGGGAAATAATGAGCTGTGCCCACACAGAATGACTGCTTATTACTCTTTGAGATAATGATGTTTCTTAAGCAAACACTGAATTGATATTCAGAAAATGGACGTCTGTGTGCGAGCAGCAGAGAGCCGCGAAGCTCCCAAAGCGCCGATCTGCTGCTGAATCTGTGTAGAGCCCGTTGTGTTTGTCCTGTTGCTCTGCATGGTGACGCGCGATCAGTTGTCCGGCAGAGCGGCAGCCCCGTGTGTGAAAGGCCAACCCTGTCTGTTGTGTCCCTCACAGTGCTGTATTGGACGGCTGAGAGTGATGTCCCAGGTAACGCTTCCCATGCTGTCGTCATCGAGCAAGCTTGTACCGCTGGAAGCCAGCGTGCTGCGCGCCCATGCTGCTTTTAGTAGATGTCGCCTTAGAGCTGTAGAGCTGTGATGTGACATGGTGTAACCTGAGTCCTCCTCATCCATGCATCCGTTTTTtatccccccttttttttttttcctttggctCCATTTTTACTGTGCGGAGAATACAGAATATCAACGTAACCCGAcgtgtcctgtgtgtgtcatCAAATCGTAGACTCCGTGTCTctcctgtttgtcctgtttgcACCTCAGTGTTAACAGGACGAGCATCATTAAGCTTGTTTACGTCTGTATGACCAGGGATGGGCATGAGTACTCGTTCAACGTATCGAACACTCGCAGTGAGATCTGCacgtgagcagcagcagcagataaatTTGTGTATCATagattctgggaattttcaatgggaataaactgggaatttactaAATTGAAGGTTTAACGgggaacttaaatataattgtgggaaaatatattttagcatcatcttgactaaaacaacccagatttcatgcaggtgcACCTGAATATCTGCTATCACATGCATATacttactgcagggctgttgaggccacgccccctacctgcacaggtgatttctgcacctggaccacactttagagcccagagactattgaagctcgtggactacataatattgttcagtaaaataattcaaatgtgataaagttctactgcttatgacaaaacaaaatgtttatatttatgtttgttttaaattacccccaatttccaattaattcccatggagttcccaattttgaatatttccaaaattccccagcttaactttttttccccataatTTTACTAGAAATTGTCCGAACGAGAATCACAAAAGTGAGAAACTGAGAGTTGATCTGTAAAGTAAAGCAGCCACAgccattttaatgtttgtgggtgtgtttcttcttcatgttggaGGATAACCACACCTGCATCCTCACTCGTGTTCTTACATCTGAGAGTACTCGAGTATGTAAACGACTCATAATGCCCATCCCTGATATCAGCTGTACTTCTTCTAACGAGTTACAGTGGACCTTTGTGATATTCTGCTATGAACCAatggtttcattcatttcaatattCCTTTGCTCCTTTTCTTAGCAAACTTCTACActagactttttgtttttgttactgtaTGATCATGTCATCTTATATTGAGATTTTTAAGTCTCAATACAAACCATGAAAACCCCCCCAAAGATTTAGCAAAGTGGCTGTGAACCGGTGACTCATGATCAGCTTGTCATCCAGCGATGCTGAAAGTCGTGTCCGTCCACCAATCGCGTGTCTTTCCTCCACAGCTCCGATCGCGGCGTTCAGGAAAAGGGACAAGCAGGAGAAAGACGACATCGCCCAGGAGCGAGTCCCACAAGGTCTGTCAACGTCCCGGACAACATGTGGCCAgcgtttcttcttctgtctttgcaTCGCGTGTTTAACCGTTGAGTTTTGCTTTCTCAGATGACCCGATGCCCAGACAAAGCTCTCAAGCACAGGCAGCTGAAGACATCCTGGACAAGTACAGAAACATCAAGAGGACCAGCCCGAGCGATGGAGCCGCAGGTGGAGCTTCTTATGATGGCACAGGAGGTCGGTGAAAGAACActcttttatacacacacacgctcacagtCGATGGGTTTGAGtcattagtttatttttgtttacgATGGCAGATCTCTGCGTCGAGGACAACGTGCACGACTCTCCCCGAGAAGACACTCTGCAGAACATTTCCACAGATGACCTCCCGGACTCAGCCAGCCAGACAGCGCAGCAGCACGACTCCAAGTTCTCTTTCAGGTCtgaaagtcacaaaaacaaccCCAACGTGCAAAGTTTAGTAGATTAGTCTCAACCTTCGCTGTTAATCACAACTGTTTCTGTCTTCCAGTGATGCAAAGAAGAAGCTGAGGTTGGCGTTGTGCTCTGCAGACTCGGTGGCTCTGCCCATCATGGCTCCTGCAACCACACGAAACGGGCTGCCCGACCACATGGACTCTGAAGGTACGCAGTCCTAAAACTTACAGTAGTCTAGTAGCAATGCACCATGCATGCAGTTAGATCTGCGTTTAAAGCTGAAgtagcctctctctctttctctgctgcctcGTGTCTCGCCGCTAAGCCCCTCCCACCGAATGACGCTCCAAACGTAGTCGTGCGTTTTGCTCGGCTTGAAGGTTAACTGTTGTAACGTGACGTAACGTTTTCTGTAGCTCCAACAGATTCGTCTTCTGCTGATCACCTCACGTCGACTTCACTAcaagtttttatattttatataaagagAGTCGCTGTGATTGGCTtgttatttgatatttattatattatttggttgtttgtttgattcCAACCAGGTCCAGTTTTTAAGCTCACAGATGCTTTTGAAGGATCCTTTCAATTAAATCTTGTTACATACAAAAATACTAAATTCTAAAATCAGAAAGAAATAATTTTTCCAAAGCTGAATAACTTTCAAAACCTGATGATAACCATTAATTTCAAACATGTTCAGAGTTAGAGAGTGTATTAATTCACAACTTGGTGCTAACCTACTAGACTTCAGGTATCTTTGTCACAAGTCTCCACAGGGAGCAGGGTACAAGCCCTTAATGTTGGCACGCGTCCAACCCGCTGAAAGTGTCCTTAAGCAAGACACCAAATCTGTACCACCTTCACCTTCTGACTCGCCTTCCAAGGTTTGGGGCAAGGTTAGAAGAGTGGGGGATGTTAGGAGAGAATTCCCAGATGGTGTCAGTAAAATATCACGTTATTAGAAATACTCGTGTAACCACGCAGATTCATATTTGTTCAAGAGTAAAAATCCAATAAATGCAGCTTTCCTCGCAGTGATTCTGCACCGTCACACCCTGAAGTGGGGACAGGCAGAATCAGGTGACATCCTGTGAAATGGTCAACAGTAAAACCACGACTCCATCTTCGTGGCCATCAGTCACATTGTCATGAAGAGGCAGCAGGTTGATCTGATTACAGCGGCCAGCCGTTTTTTTTGTGAGCCCGCGAGCCGCTTCGTCTAATgccgtcgtcctcctcctcccctcagacAATGAGATCGTCTGCTTCCTGAAGGTTCAGCTAGCAGAGGCCATCAACCTCCAGGATAAGAACCAGATGGCCCAGATCCAGGAGACCACGCGCTGTGTCAGCCGCTTCGACGCACGCACCTGCAGGAAGCTGCTGGCTGCCATCGCCGAGGATTACAGGTAACTGCGGAGGCCTGGGGAGCCGACGCGAGCCCCGCTTACCCCATGGGTCCTTCATTTTGTTATCTTCTCTTTGCTCGGCGCATAATGTGGTTTGAGGCAACGACAGAGATGTAGCCAGTGGCTGTAATAAAAtccaaatgtttgtgtgtgcgtgtgtgtttcctttttagAAAGCGGGCACCGTACATAGCGTATCTAACCAGGTGTCGTCAGGGCCTGCAGACCTCGCAGGCCCATCTGGAGAGGCTCCTCCAGAGGGTGCTGAGAGACAAGGAGGTGGCTAACCGCTACTTCACCACGGTCTGCGTTCGGCTCCTGCTCGAACACATGGAGGCCAAGATGCTCGACTTCATTAAAGGTGTCTCTACATTTGCACATTCAGCGTGACTGAACTCATAAATACGACGGCCGCTTTgttgtttacctttttaaatgtcagttaatATGAAATATCTCCACATTTAGTCAGATTTATCAGTAAAGCTTTATTCCTTCTTTTGGTTTGTGCCTTTaagtctcctctctcttcagtcAGTCCTATTGTTGCACAGTGGAGGTTGCACATAGGAGGTCTCGTGCCTGTGTTACAtctgctgtctctctgctccCCCCTCCAGCGTTCCAGGGGTGCACAGCAGCGGATGACAAGACGGCAGCGGTGGAGGATTTTCTGCGCTACTTGTACGGTGCCATGGCCCGCGATGCCATTTGGCAGTACGCGAGCGAGGACCAGCTGCAGGACGCCCAGATGGCTATCGAGCGCAGCGTTATGAACCGCATCTTCAAACTGGCCTTCTACCCCAACCAGGATGGAGACATCCTCAGAGACCAGTGAGTGGGGCGCTGTCTCACGAGGAGGAGTGTTATGAGCTGATGATAGTCTTAATGTGTCTGTAACTCTCTTAATTTACACTTTACTCATGCACGgatccttgaaatccttgaaagcTTGTGAATTTGAGGGACATTTGAACAATGAAAGTCgttgaaagtgcttgaatttatacattttgtgcaagaataaaaaaaatgcaaagttcttttgatatttttctaaCATTCTGGCGCATCagtgtctgaaaataaaaatgtttagtCCTTGATTTTGAGGGACTTTGAGGGAACTGGGCCTGGAAAGGCCttaaagtccttgaatttgatgtttaaagaGGTGTAGGAACTCTGACTCTCATATCTTTGCGTGTATAGAAAGTATATACAGTAAGGATGATGCTGTAAACAGCAGAATTAAAGCCACTTCATCGCTAGCAGACTTGTTAATATTTCTACAGATGTGTTATCAGAACAGCTGCTCTGTTGGATCGGGCTGAGCGTCTCTCTGTCGTCTCATACCGAGTTGTTTTGTCTCACACAGGCTTTTCCACGAACACATCCAGCGGCTCTCCAAAGTTGTGACGGCCAATCATAAAGCTCTTCAAGTCCCGGAGGTATCTACCCTGTGACGTGTTCTTCTTTCCACGCgtccacacattcacagactCGTTGGTAGACGTAGCTTCAGAAAGTTTGACGGCTGAACTCTTGGTCTGGTCTGCAGGTTTACCTGAAGGAGGCCCCCTGGCCCTCCGCGCAGTCTGAGATCAGGACCATCAACGCGTACAAGACGCCACGAGACAAAGTGCAGTGTATACTGCGCATGTGCTCCACCATCATGAACCTCCTCAGTCTGGCCAATGAAGACTCTGTCCCCGGGGCGGACGACTTCGTCCCCGTGCTCGTCTTTGTCCTCATCAGGGTGAGTGTGTCCTTCATCCTCAGTCAGTATTAAGCTGTTTTCTATTGATCAATAATTAAGTTTTCACTAATGAAGAGGAAGAATAATCCAAATAATAACTACAAGGCTGCACAAAGACTGCTATCTGCTAACCTGTGTGGAtgcattttacatatttacatatttatgactGTAATCTGCACGGCGTTGCGTGAGCTTCTTTCAGCGGCTAATGTGAGCCCATCCCCGCATCTCCTCCCCTCCAGGCAAACCCGCCCTGCCTGCTGTCCACCGTTCAGTACATCAATAATTTCTATGCCAGCCGGCTGAGTGGGGAGGAGTGCTATTGGTGGATGCAGTTCACCGCGGCGCTGGAATTCATTAAGACCATCGACGATCGCAAGTGAAGCAGAACAGCCACCTGTATGGGCAGACTGCGGGGGAAGGAGCCGGGAGACTGGGAGACTTCCCAACCAACTGCTCCCTCCGCACAGCTTATGAAACCTGGCCGTCAGCCTGCtcctttatttgtatagctTGTACATAGCCAGAGACGTTGAAAgattacaaaatatatattactgtatgtatgtggacAAATCCAGGTTTTAGccgtggtggaaaaaaaaacaaaaacggcCTTGGGGCAAGAATTGGCAACTTTGAAAgcgatttttatttttttttcttatctttttgtctcttcattAAATCAACCTAAAAGATaatcctatatatatatatataaagggaCCAGACTTCCTTGATGTGATCACTGATCTTTTCCCCCCCCTGAGTGAGAGGGAAGGGC
This genomic stretch from Larimichthys crocea isolate SSNF chromosome III, L_crocea_2.0, whole genome shotgun sequence harbors:
- the gapvd1 gene encoding GTPase-activating protein and VPS9 domain-containing protein 1 isoform X8 translates to MVKPDIHTLAHHLKQERLYVASEKQLIQRLNSDVLKTAERLYRAAWIAKQQRINLDRLILTSAEASPAECCQHAKMLEDTQFVDGYKTLGFQETIYGEFLARLRDNPRLVASCLVAGERLNQEHTQGVIHTVFTSLYGNCIMQEDESYLLQVLRYLIEFELKESDNPRRLLRRGTCAFSILFKLFSEGLYSAKLFLTATLHEPIMQLLVEDEDHLETDPAKVTERLTPAQQERFGEKGSEGYKQRVQAAVEANEAKLVALVNKFIGYLKQNTYCFPHSLRWIVSQMYKTLSCVERLEVGEVRTMCTDLLLTCFICPAIVNPEQYGIISDAPINEVARFNLMQVGQHLQQLAMADDDADPRRKSSLSKFDKSCVAAFLDVVIGGRAVETPPMSSMNLLEGLSRTAVYITHNQLLVLVDFVRSVMAGDHLREEEHMALETLVANVPQNRTVKSNSLELTPSNTPQLSPATTPANKKNRLPIAARSRSRTNIAQEGEAEASSQESLQELMPEEVLVISLGTGPQTVPGMMSENEVLNLQMADGAQGDGHADDTKLHGKPDKTLRFSLCSDNLEGISEGPSNRSNSVSSLDLEGESVSELGAGPSGSNGVEALQLLEHEQATTQDNLDDKLRKFEIRDMMGLTDDRDISETVSETWSTDVLGSDFDPNMDEDRLQEIAGAAAENMLGSLLCLPGSGSVLLDPYGSTISETTSEAWSVEVLPSDSEAQDLKQEERLQELESCSGVGSTSDDTEVREVSSRPSTPGLSVVSGISATSEDIPNKIEDLRSECSSDFGGKDSVTSPDGEESGHGAHHLTSPPSQSDSLLAMFDPLSSGEGSSTGTIVRPKVHYARPPHPPPDPPIPEASALGPETRHSLFTPHCLAQAELEHTKQRHSFPDRLVRSRSSDIVCPGRRPTSDPGLNRRVAVEERDPAGAFALGPSSSPSKDSLKGEVEDRKDSDDEKSDRNRPWWKKRFVSAIPKAPIAAFRKRDKQEKDDIAQERVPQDDPMPRQSSQAQAAEDILDKYRNIKRTSPSDGAAGGASYDGTGDLCVEDNVHDSPREDTLQNISTDDLPDSASQTAQQHDSKFSFSDAKKKLRLALCSADSVALPIMAPATTRNGLPDHMDSEDNEIVCFLKVQLAEAINLQDKNQMAQIQETTRCVSRFDARTCRKLLAAIAEDYRKRAPYIAYLTRCRQGLQTSQAHLERLLQRVLRDKEVANRYFTTVCVRLLLEHMEAKMLDFIKAFQGCTAADDKTAAVEDFLRYLYGAMARDAIWQYASEDQLQDAQMAIERSVMNRIFKLAFYPNQDGDILRDQLFHEHIQRLSKVVTANHKALQVPEVYLKEAPWPSAQSEIRTINAYKTPRDKVQCILRMCSTIMNLLSLANEDSVPGADDFVPVLVFVLIRANPPCLLSTVQYINNFYASRLSGEECYWWMQFTAALEFIKTIDDRK
- the gapvd1 gene encoding GTPase-activating protein and VPS9 domain-containing protein 1 isoform X3, whose protein sequence is MVKPDIHTLAHHLKQERLYVASEKQLIQRLNSDVLKTAERLYRAAWIAKQQRINLDRLILTSAEASPAECCQHAKMLEDTQFVDGYKTLGFQETIYGEFLARLRDNPRLVASCLVAGERLNQEHTQGVIHTVFTSLYGNCIMQEDESYLLQVLRYLIEFELKESDNPRRLLRRGTCAFSILFKLFSEGLYSAKLFLTATLHEPIMQLLVEDEDHLETDPAKVTERLTPAQQERFGEKGSEGYKQRVQAAVEANEAKLVALVNKFIGYLKQNTYCFPHSLRWIVSQMYKTLSCVERLEVGEVRTMCTDLLLTCFICPAIVNPEQYGIISDAPINEVARFNLMQVGQHLQQLAMADDDADPRRKSSLSKFDKSCVAAFLDVVIGGRAVETPPMSSMNLLEGLSRTAVYITHNQLLVLVDFVRSVMAGDHLREEEHMALETLVANVPQNRTVKSNSLELTPSNTPQLSPATTPANKKNRLPIGQHLAAITSWDPTATTLSAHIPLVTPFAAARSRSRTNIAQEGEAEASSQESLQELMPEEVLVISLGTGPQTVPGMMSENEVLNLQMADGAQGDGHADDTKLHGKPDKTLRFSLCSDNLEGISEGPSNRSNSVSSLDLEGESVSELGAGPSGSNGVEALQLLEHEQATTQDNLDDKLRKFEIRDMMGLTDDRDISETVSETWSTDVLGSDFDPNMDEDRLQEIAGAAAENMLGSLLCLPGSGSVLLDPYGSTISETTSEAWSVEVLPSDSAQDLKQEERLQELESCSGVGSTSDDTEVREVSSRPSTPGLSVVSGISATSEDIPNKIEDLRSECSSDFGGKDSVTSPDGEESGHGAHHLTSPPSQSDSLLAMFDPLSSGEGSSTGTIVRPKVHYARPPHPPPDPPIPEASALGPETRHSLFTPHCLAQAELEHTKQRHSFPDRLVRSRSSDIVCPGRRPTSDPGLNRRVAVEERDPAGAFALGPSSSPSKDSLKGEVEDRKDSDDEKSDRNRPWWKKRFVSAIPKVLYWTAESDVPAPIAAFRKRDKQEKDDIAQERVPQDDPMPRQSSQAQAAEDILDKYRNIKRTSPSDGAAGGASYDGTGDLCVEDNVHDSPREDTLQNISTDDLPDSASQTAQQHDSKFSFSDAKKKLRLALCSADSVALPIMAPATTRNGLPDHMDSEDNEIVCFLKVQLAEAINLQDKNQMAQIQETTRCVSRFDARTCRKLLAAIAEDYRKRAPYIAYLTRCRQGLQTSQAHLERLLQRVLRDKEVANRYFTTVCVRLLLEHMEAKMLDFIKAFQGCTAADDKTAAVEDFLRYLYGAMARDAIWQYASEDQLQDAQMAIERSVMNRIFKLAFYPNQDGDILRDQLFHEHIQRLSKVVTANHKALQVPEVYLKEAPWPSAQSEIRTINAYKTPRDKVQCILRMCSTIMNLLSLANEDSVPGADDFVPVLVFVLIRANPPCLLSTVQYINNFYASRLSGEECYWWMQFTAALEFIKTIDDRK